A window of Acinetobacter sp. TR3 contains these coding sequences:
- the nuoJ gene encoding NADH-quinone oxidoreductase subunit J produces MWPFYLMALVAIVSTIRVVTNTNPVHALLSLIVSLLAVAGIFMIVGAPFAGALEIIVYAGAIMVLFVFVVMMLNLGQDTVEQERKWLSSDAWAYPALMSFLLGLVLVWMLGGEYTTISAPLGTEIVGPKAVGQALFTHYLLLVEVAAMLLLAALVAAYHLGKREPSAEEDKQ; encoded by the coding sequence ATGTGGCCATTTTATTTGATGGCACTTGTGGCCATCGTATCGACAATTCGTGTTGTGACAAATACGAATCCCGTACATGCTCTTTTAAGCTTAATCGTTTCTTTACTTGCTGTTGCTGGTATTTTCATGATCGTGGGTGCGCCTTTTGCTGGTGCACTTGAGATTATTGTTTATGCTGGTGCGATCATGGTCTTGTTCGTCTTTGTGGTCATGATGTTGAACCTTGGACAAGATACGGTTGAACAAGAACGTAAATGGTTGAGTTCTGATGCATGGGCATATCCTGCATTAATGAGTTTCTTATTGGGCTTGGTTTTGGTTTGGATGTTGGGTGGAGAATACACCACGATTTCTGCACCATTAGGTACAGAAATTGTAGGTCCTAAAGCAGTCGGTCAAGCATTATTTACTCACTATCTATTATTGGTAGAAGTTGCCGCGATGTTATTGCTTGCAGCCTTAGTTGCTGCATATCACTTAGGCAAACGTGAACCAAGTGCAGAAGAGGATAAACAATAA
- the nuoK gene encoding NADH-quinone oxidoreductase subunit NuoK: MGHIPLEHGLIVATILFALGFYGVMVRRNLLFMLMSLEVMMNAAALAFVLAGSVWAQPDGQVMFILILTLAAAEACIGLAIVLQFYHRFHHLDVDAASEMRG; this comes from the coding sequence ATGGGACACATCCCTTTAGAACATGGTTTGATTGTTGCAACCATCCTTTTTGCACTGGGTTTTTACGGTGTAATGGTGCGACGCAACCTATTATTTATGCTAATGAGCCTTGAAGTGATGATGAATGCTGCTGCATTGGCATTTGTTTTGGCAGGTAGTGTTTGGGCTCAACCAGATGGACAAGTGATGTTCATTTTGATCCTAACGCTTGCTGCGGCAGAGGCGTGTATTGGTCTTGCGATCGTCCTTCAGTTTTATCATCGCTTCCATCACTTGGATGTGGATGCTGCTAGTGAGATGCGCGGATGA
- the nuoI gene encoding NADH-quinone oxidoreductase subunit NuoI, whose product MYKILAGFGTIVRSLWMVFSHVTRKRDTILYPEVPAEQIVPPRFRGRIILTRDPDGEERCVACNLCAVACPVGCISLQKAEKEDGRWYPEFFRINFSRCIFCGMCEEACPTTAIQMTPDFELAEYVRQDLVYEKENLLISGPGKYPDYNFYRVTGMAVNGKEKGQAQKESAPVDVRSLLP is encoded by the coding sequence ATGTATAAAATTCTAGCTGGATTTGGAACGATTGTCCGTTCGTTGTGGATGGTGTTTAGCCATGTAACACGTAAACGTGACACGATTTTATATCCAGAAGTACCAGCTGAACAAATTGTGCCTCCACGCTTTCGTGGTCGCATCATCTTGACGCGTGATCCAGATGGTGAAGAGCGTTGTGTGGCATGTAACCTTTGTGCGGTTGCATGTCCTGTTGGCTGTATTTCATTACAAAAAGCGGAAAAAGAAGATGGACGTTGGTATCCAGAATTTTTCCGTATTAACTTTTCACGCTGCATTTTCTGCGGTATGTGTGAAGAAGCTTGTCCTACAACTGCAATTCAGATGACTCCAGATTTTGAACTTGCTGAATATGTACGCCAAGACTTGGTTTATGAAAAAGAAAACTTATTGATTTCTGGCCCAGGCAAATATCCTGACTATAACTTCTACCGTGTTACTGGTATGGCAGTAAATGGTAAGGAAAAAGGTCAAGCACAAAAAGAAAGTGCACCAGTTGATGTACGGAGCTTATTACCATGA